The Gavia stellata isolate bGavSte3 chromosome 1, bGavSte3.hap2, whole genome shotgun sequence DNA segment TTAGGTTTACAGAGATTCTAAACTTTAAACTTGGATAAATATTCACTACTTAAGATTTTTAGATAACTGTTAAATGCTGAAATGGCAAATAGTATTTATTAAACAtgaaacacagagcagcatATAACAAGCTGACCAGCACATGTGTTTGAGCCAGGTCGTAAATACCTACTACCAAGTAGTAAATATAGACAACTAATATCCAGTGTCAGCCTTTCTACAAGCCCTGCTGTTGGTGGATAAAACTGTTGTCTGATCATCTGTTTACTAGTTTAGCTTGGGAACAGTGTCCTTTCCTACTGTGGTTATGACAGAGTTGTCTcttatttttctcaccttttccCCACTCCCAAAATCCCTtatgtggtggtggttttttcccctcacgtATAACAAAATGGAATATCCAGTTGGGGTATTCTTATCCTTTGACTACTGTGCAATCTGAGGAGTCCTTTGTGAAAGTAGAATAGTAAGGCCAGGACTACATACTCTTTGAGATGCCTTACTTGTGATTTTTCATTAGGAACTTTTGCCACTATTTTGTTGTAATAAACTGgttctttattatttctttattagaGTACCCTCAATATTAATGCTACATTTTGTAGAAGGCTTGCCCCATAACAACCTGAAGAACTATTCATTTCGGTTTGAAGACAACACCTACCAAATAACAGGTGTTGTTCAGTATCaaacagagaagcagcacttcATAACCTGGTCTTTGAATCCTGATGGTAAGAACCATAAATTCTATTATTACATTTCATGAGTCTACATCAAATATTGTTTGTTGGGTTACTGCAATAGTCTCAACAGTCCATATATAATAACAAggatttcttttgtctttgttctAAACTTCATATTAAAATTCTGTGAGTAATTGTGGGAACTTTGTTATTCAGGGTGAAGGTTTCAGTTTGGTTTAGCTGATTTATTCAGCAGTGTTCTGTTCTACACTGTACTCACTGGCAAAAGTTATTTGGGTAGAGTTGTTTCCTAAATTTatagaaagttaaaaaaatacagtttcagcATGGCTGTGGGACAAATGGTGTTGGTTATTTTGAAGCCAGATATTAATCAATTCGTGGCTGGAAGTGAGGGAACCTATGAAACTATCAGTATTaatgaaggttttttttatttctgaacttTACTGCACCTGAGGGGTGGAAGGCACAAACCCATGTTAGAAACATTATTAGTGGTATGATGGTTGTACCATTAGCAGGAACTCTATAATCAGAGAAGGTGAAAAGTTGGTATTTTGATTCTCATGGTTCTGTAGAGAGAATGGAGTGCAGTCTTATCAAGTGCTCTGACAACATGAAAGTTGTGTAAATCATACTGCAAGAGTTTAAGAAGAAATAGGAAGAGGAAGCAGCTGGGAAGCACCTAATTAGGAACATCCTATACATCATATATATCTATTCTTAAATTCTTAAAGCTGTAAAATATTTGCTCAGGATCTATGAACAACTTGCAGATGATGAGGCAGATTATTAAAATGAGCAGTTTCTCTTAAATCCCCGTGCCTCCCACCTAGGCAATGGAAAGGCAGAGAAACTTAATTTGAGAGGTGGTTCTTCCCTCAGACCTGTGCAGGTATTTTCAGACAAGATGTCAGCATCATTAGCTCAGACAAAAAAAACTTAGCTTTGTTTTTTGGCTGACCTGCTCTGACCTGTAATAATATTGCTGCAAATTCTGCTTGTGTGTGATCTTTTTACAGTGGAAACCTCCTCACTTTCTCAGATGTAATGAAGAAcggtgggaaaaaaaaaaacctttattttctgcctGTCAGGGGAATGggttaataaaaatattagacAAGTGTCTGACTTCAATTTTAAAAGTCTCTGAGTCTCTACACTGGTcgctatttatttttcaggaactTGGCTTGAATGTGATGATTTAAAGGGTCCATATTGCAAGAGACATGAAAGATTTGAAGTTCCTCCTTCAGAGATTCATATTGTTatctgggaaaagaaaacaacccatGTGCCAGAAGAACTGAATTCACAGTTCCAGAGTAAAAATATTGAAGAATTTCCTCTTGATAGTGTACAGTTAAATTCCGCAGTGTTGCATTGTGGTTTTGATAACACTGTAGACAAAACACCTGCAAAACATTGCAAAGAGGATTCTGTGAGAACTCCAGATAAGAAACAGCAGCGGATAGCTGAGGATGAAACTAGTGTTCATCATGGTTTAGAAAATCCAGCACATGATGATCTTGTAACACTGATGCTTGAAGAAATTCAAGTTGACTCAGAAGGTAAACCGCTGTCGAATGGACAGATGGTGGGTAGTAACCTTGCTGTTGAAATGGGCACACTGCAACAGGGGGAATTAGCTTTTTCACCTAACACTCCATATACAGGAGAGTTTGCTGGAACTAGTCTAGCTATGAACAACAAATGCACATTATATGAAAAATCCAGCGTTTGCTTGCCTGTAGAAGACTTGAACCCAGCAGATACTACTCCTCCTGTGCCCAAAACCCATGACCCTGACCCATCTGACTCATCGTTTGCTCAAAGAACAGATGACAGAACTAATTCATGTAACAGAAAACATAGATTAAATTCAGAACTACAGCTAAACAATAAGTTGTCACCAGTAGAGAATATTACGCAAAAATCACCTGACTTGAAAGATGCAAGCAAAATTGTAGTTAATTCTCAGGTTGCCAATTCTTCTGCTGCCAGTAATTCCTTTCAGCCTTTGCACAAAGACCAAAAACGAGGATTTGTAGGAAGCTGGGTAAAGAAATTATTAAGCAAGAATACTTCTTTTATGCCTTCAAGTGCCTCAACTCTCAAGAATGAGAGAAGTTGCAAAACTCCCTCAATGCAAAAAATAAGTGAAGTGCGGTTGCCGGTTAAGGGAGCAAGTAACTTTGGTGGATTTCAAAGCAGAGGTACAAACAAAACAGTGGTTCCTCAGAGTAATAATACTCATCCTTTATCAAATTTCAAAGGATTTTCTCAAAGTTCTTCTCTTCCAACAGCAACTCATACCACTATTGAAGGTCCAACTTGGAATAAGTCAGGAAGTACGTTGGGTTCCTCAGGTAAAGTGACTCAGTTCCATTCACCTAGCTGTAACTCTGGGAAGGCAGAAGAGTCAGATagtgacaaaacaaaaaaacttcgcctaaaactgttaaaaaaactTAATGCTAAAAAGAAGAAGTTGGCTTCACTGGATAGACTAGCAGTGGAACAGATGAAACATGAAAAACCTGTTAGTGGAGATGTAAGCACCCCATCACAGATTGAATCTCACAATGACAGTGAATTATTGCAGAGCTTTTTAAGGGAACTGCAGTATCAGATTGATGTCACAGATAATGAATCTGAATTTCATGCAAATTCTGTATCAGGGTGCACTAGCCATAATAACAATGATG contains these protein-coding regions:
- the USPL1 gene encoding SUMO-specific isopeptidase USPL1 translates to MMDTQKTTNGLQVIGEGTGIGKSTLHMVGYLGKNCNPLEITAHEYCPVCKEKGQIQVLRTYRINFQESIFLCGNPQCIYPLGYKPLNSIITSADSENHHIPSTHKKRRLCDISDFSSVESHPKKARTNNVVNVENTINTDPVVKCYQNSLCIPKSSLLDVLQNDQQKPVNNVESYMQKVDFETTTNANNSQESPPKISSPRTQLLPNSELCSTTSEILLKGDKSSTNNTDLCLQWRNMHNLCWLDCILSALVHLETLKFALAEEHRYGKCLLQKLLTKYNQATVLLNSCKRSKVKDVLPKAESHLNEIRNRMFTQLQPQLKCELGKKESPVFALPLLLQQDQQAEKLFLHSFSWKFECECCGYKYQDRFRKTLTTFTNTIPDWHPLNAVHVGPCNNCSDRSQRRQMILEKVPSILMLHFVEGLPHNNLKNYSFRFEDNTYQITGVVQYQTEKQHFITWSLNPDGTWLECDDLKGPYCKRHERFEVPPSEIHIVIWEKKTTHVPEELNSQFQSKNIEEFPLDSVQLNSAVLHCGFDNTVDKTPAKHCKEDSVRTPDKKQQRIAEDETSVHHGLENPAHDDLVTLMLEEIQVDSEGKPLSNGQMVGSNLAVEMGTLQQGELAFSPNTPYTGEFAGTSLAMNNKCTLYEKSSVCLPVEDLNPADTTPPVPKTHDPDPSDSSFAQRTDDRTNSCNRKHRLNSELQLNNKLSPVENITQKSPDLKDASKIVVNSQVANSSAASNSFQPLHKDQKRGFVGSWVKKLLSKNTSFMPSSASTLKNERSCKTPSMQKISEVRLPVKGASNFGGFQSRGTNKTVVPQSNNTHPLSNFKGFSQSSSLPTATHTTIEGPTWNKSGSTLGSSGKVTQFHSPSCNSGKAEESDSDKTKKLRLKLLKKLNAKKKKLASLDRLAVEQMKHEKPVSGDVSTPSQIESHNDSELLQSFLRELQYQIDVTDNESEFHANSVSGCTSHNNNDEILAELLSPTSTVASLEAPKSGDECMYMEMVDSSVATTASDEKTSVPHAAMTSEDHNYYSPVKDSNSELHIISKPSVKKLAFESPTREDILEDLFSISAPSSMAGDIDLPHFDETLFETW